The genomic interval GGAAATGGCTAAAAAAATTCATCATGTCCTGGTCAGTTACGATATTCACGATCCCCAACGGCTCCAGAAGGTGGGTAAGGCCCTGACCGATTACGGGGAACGGGTGCTGAAGAGCGTCTTTGAGTGCAATCTCACTGCGGGGCAATTTCAGCGTCTCAAAGCTCGGGTGGACG from Deltaproteobacteria bacterium carries:
- the cas2 gene encoding CRISPR-associated endonuclease Cas2, with translation MAKKIHHVLVSYDIHDPQRLQKVGKALTDYGERVLKSVFECNLTAGQFQRLKARVD